A region from the Myxococcales bacterium genome encodes:
- a CDS encoding LysR family transcriptional regulator: protein MASASDVSLRQLQYVVAVADTLGFHKAARQCAVSQPSLSAQVKQLEDVLGLRLFERDRRRVLVTPAGRDIVDRARRALREVEELVRAAAKQSDPMAGPVRIGVIPTVAPYLLPEVVPAIHASFTGLRPSFTETKTETIVASLEAGTLDLGLLALVPELDGLEHAEICEDRFVVALPKDHPLAKRKLLRQSDLEGESVLLLDDGHCFRTQALAVCELAGAGRAELAATSLATLAQMVSVGAGITLLPSLAVGVENRRGQLEVRRLTPEPSRTLAVVWRAGSVYEGVGRALAQVMKKALRTAAA, encoded by the coding sequence ATGGCCAGCGCCTCCGATGTCTCGCTCCGGCAGCTCCAATACGTCGTCGCCGTGGCCGACACGTTGGGCTTCCACAAGGCGGCGCGGCAGTGCGCCGTCTCGCAGCCGAGCCTCAGCGCGCAGGTGAAGCAGCTCGAGGACGTGCTCGGCCTCCGCCTCTTCGAGCGCGACCGTCGCCGCGTGCTCGTCACGCCGGCCGGCCGCGACATCGTCGACCGCGCTCGTCGCGCGCTCCGCGAGGTCGAAGAGCTCGTGCGGGCGGCGGCCAAGCAGAGCGATCCCATGGCCGGCCCGGTTCGCATCGGCGTCATTCCCACGGTGGCGCCGTACCTCTTGCCGGAGGTGGTCCCGGCGATTCACGCGTCGTTCACGGGCCTGCGTCCGAGCTTCACGGAGACGAAGACCGAGACCATCGTGGCGAGCCTTGAAGCGGGCACGCTCGACCTCGGCCTCTTGGCGCTGGTGCCCGAGTTGGATGGCCTCGAGCATGCGGAGATCTGCGAAGACCGCTTCGTGGTCGCGCTCCCCAAGGACCACCCGCTCGCGAAGCGCAAGCTCCTGCGGCAGAGCGATCTCGAGGGCGAGTCCGTCTTGCTCTTGGATGATGGGCACTGCTTTCGGACCCAAGCCCTCGCTGTGTGCGAGCTCGCCGGCGCGGGCCGCGCCGAGCTCGCCGCGACGAGCCTCGCGACGTTGGCGCAAATGGTCTCGGTCGGTGCGGGGATCACGCTCCTGCCGAGCCTCGCGGTTGGCGTCGAGAACCGCCGCGGGCAGCTCGAAGTTCGTCGCCTCACGCCGGAGCCGTCGCGCACCCTCGCCGTCGTGTGGCGCGCCGGCTCCGTCTACGAAGGTGTAGGCCGCGCCTTGGCGCAGGTCATGAAAAAGGCGCTGCGCACCGCCGCGGCCTGA
- a CDS encoding nucleotidyltransferase produces MTDFSEFFRRLSDEHVEFVVIGGLAVISHGHVRATLDLDICYARTPENLERLVRALAELRPRLRGAPAELPFFWDVRTLRNGLNFTLTTTAGDIDVLGEVTGLGGYGELALRSETVDLYGTKVRIMSLADLIRSKAAAGRAKDLVDLEALRRLEASAKRGE; encoded by the coding sequence ATGACCGACTTCTCCGAGTTCTTCCGCCGGCTCAGCGATGAGCACGTAGAGTTTGTCGTCATCGGCGGACTCGCGGTGATTTCTCATGGCCACGTGCGTGCGACGCTCGACCTCGACATCTGCTACGCGCGTACACCAGAGAACCTCGAACGGCTGGTGCGCGCGCTCGCGGAGCTGCGCCCTCGCTTGCGTGGCGCTCCCGCCGAACTTCCCTTCTTCTGGGATGTGCGGACGCTGAGGAACGGATTGAACTTCACGCTTACGACGACCGCGGGCGACATCGATGTCTTGGGCGAGGTTACGGGCCTCGGTGGCTACGGAGAGCTCGCGCTTCGTTCGGAGACGGTCGACCTCTACGGGACCAAGGTCAGGATCATGTCGCTGGCGGACCTCATCCGTTCGAAGGCCGCCGCGGGCCGCGCAAAGGATCTCGTCGACCTCGAAGCTCTGCGCCGCCTCGAGGCCAGCGCGAAGCGCGGCGAGTAG
- a CDS encoding LamG domain-containing protein, giving the protein MRSKLLPRLIVLGSLLAGPACSFIQSFDGLSDTYGQTPSPDASDGAVEVSAPDVVLPTADAADVVVQDATDASSVDAGSYRDEVLKDRPLAYFPLDESPGTLFAASSVGGAPLNLVGTIGFGAAGAVGTSASFPGTEFDYLTAGDRFDFALGAAFSLEVWFKAKTAVATQRLIAFKFEGSNGYGLGLFGALVGFTVGGKDASDISIGDLTFSGLLDAGFPTGTPPLDSGLLTEWHHLVGTFDGATIRLILDGVHTSSVPVPALPTNHAEPLVVGGAFDGELDELAIYNKALPVQRARAHYLAR; this is encoded by the coding sequence ATGCGCTCGAAGCTCCTTCCTCGCCTGATCGTTCTCGGCTCGCTGCTCGCGGGCCCGGCGTGCTCGTTCATTCAGTCGTTCGACGGACTGAGCGACACCTACGGGCAGACACCTTCCCCCGACGCGAGCGACGGTGCGGTCGAGGTCAGCGCTCCCGACGTCGTCCTGCCGACCGCAGACGCCGCTGACGTCGTCGTTCAAGACGCGACGGACGCGTCCTCCGTCGACGCCGGCTCGTACCGTGACGAGGTGCTGAAGGACAGGCCGTTGGCCTATTTTCCGCTCGATGAGTCGCCCGGCACCTTGTTCGCGGCGAGCAGCGTCGGCGGGGCGCCGCTCAACCTCGTCGGGACCATCGGGTTCGGGGCGGCGGGCGCCGTAGGCACCAGCGCGTCATTTCCCGGCACCGAGTTCGACTACCTGACAGCCGGCGATCGCTTCGACTTCGCTCTCGGTGCGGCCTTCAGTCTCGAGGTTTGGTTCAAGGCCAAGACGGCCGTTGCCACGCAGCGCCTCATCGCGTTCAAATTCGAGGGGTCGAACGGCTACGGCTTGGGCCTCTTCGGCGCGCTGGTTGGGTTCACGGTTGGGGGCAAGGACGCGAGCGACATCTCTATCGGCGACCTGACCTTCAGCGGCCTTCTGGACGCGGGATTCCCGACCGGAACCCCTCCACTCGACAGCGGCCTGCTTACCGAATGGCACCACTTGGTCGGCACCTTCGACGGCGCCACGATTCGCCTGATCCTCGACGGCGTGCACACCTCGTCGGTGCCCGTTCCCGCGCTACCGACCAATCACGCGGAGCCGCTTGTCGTGGGTGGTGCCTTCGACGGAGAGCTCGACGAGCTGGCCATCTACAACAAGGCGCTCCCTGTCCAGCGCGCGCGCGCCCACTACCTGGCGCGATAA
- a CDS encoding S9 family peptidase, producing MASRIVMQSFGRVTLGTLTVLIAAGALLATATQGCGGARESAEPGASSALGHADLPQDPDYATWVTEQNQRSRALLSTNAALQAAVKARYAELAPGNASVRTDQFGREFFTSKGSLLLAGAPDRTLVDAATLGTGAAVTEFRLSPDGAKLAYGFAKFGSDWTTWKVLAMDDLRELAGPFVIKSSGGDNMNWDADSEGLYYANWLTAAEDESGKRQPQIKYHRLGADAGSDSVVFEDAELPKTIKYNAQAVDATTAVIYRSIGADVPLAIIVAKKSGNGATGESWQTKPLVTPKDEYGRFLGARGSKIYLRTSAQGGRYGVDAIDVVTEQRTTVVPPHANNVLSVAQLIGERLVLQYLSPTLEITAEVFDLAGVKKAEFRPADHAMPAQGTLGAVTGGDGSRFGYFTYQTATTPAETFKLDTLGDVIQRLPGKSVPFDGSKVKVEFRSYPSADGASVPIWVFSRADAPAPPSWAYLYVYGNIGALNGPQFNRKFQLMLEMGGAVALAAIRGGGEFGLDWQLPGTFDKWISFNDIVAASRFLKAEYPSITDRVVLSGRSYGGMMTMGAYVHFPDEFKVFTPVVSVSSVPAQLEKERGWVYFDDMGFRRDDRGFVIHDKKHYAALEAWSPLENIGKLTPARTKPMMAFAAQYDARVSSQHTGRFVKAMQGLAGATAPVYLLEHENVGHNGRAEAVDEALFVANQLGLAAIAPIKPPQP from the coding sequence ATGGCTAGCCGCATTGTCATGCAGTCGTTCGGGCGGGTCACGCTCGGCACCCTCACGGTACTCATCGCTGCCGGAGCGCTGCTCGCCACCGCGACACAAGGGTGCGGCGGCGCTCGCGAGAGCGCAGAGCCGGGCGCGTCGTCCGCGCTCGGACACGCAGACCTGCCCCAAGATCCCGACTACGCGACGTGGGTCACGGAGCAGAACCAGCGAAGCCGCGCCCTGCTCTCTACCAACGCCGCGCTGCAGGCCGCCGTGAAAGCGCGGTACGCCGAGCTCGCGCCCGGCAACGCGTCCGTTCGAACCGATCAGTTCGGTCGCGAGTTCTTCACCTCGAAGGGCTCCCTCCTCCTCGCGGGCGCGCCGGACCGCACGCTCGTCGACGCGGCAACCCTCGGCACCGGCGCTGCCGTCACGGAGTTTCGCCTCAGCCCCGACGGCGCGAAGCTCGCGTACGGGTTCGCCAAGTTCGGCTCCGACTGGACGACGTGGAAGGTGCTCGCCATGGACGACCTGCGCGAGCTGGCGGGCCCCTTCGTGATCAAGAGCTCCGGCGGGGACAACATGAACTGGGACGCCGACTCGGAAGGCCTCTACTACGCAAACTGGCTCACCGCTGCCGAGGACGAGAGCGGCAAGAGGCAGCCGCAGATCAAGTACCACCGGCTCGGCGCCGACGCCGGGAGCGATTCCGTCGTCTTCGAGGACGCCGAGCTCCCCAAGACGATTAAGTACAACGCGCAGGCGGTCGACGCGACCACGGCGGTCATCTACCGATCCATCGGCGCGGACGTCCCGCTCGCCATCATCGTGGCGAAGAAGAGCGGAAACGGGGCGACAGGCGAGAGCTGGCAGACCAAGCCCCTGGTGACACCCAAGGATGAGTACGGGCGCTTCTTGGGCGCGCGTGGCTCGAAGATCTACCTTCGCACCTCGGCGCAAGGCGGAAGGTATGGCGTCGATGCCATCGACGTCGTGACCGAGCAGCGCACGACGGTCGTGCCACCTCATGCCAACAACGTGCTCAGCGTGGCTCAGCTCATCGGCGAGCGCCTGGTGCTTCAGTACCTGAGCCCGACGCTCGAGATCACCGCCGAGGTCTTCGACCTAGCGGGCGTGAAGAAGGCGGAGTTTCGACCGGCTGATCACGCGATGCCAGCCCAGGGCACGCTGGGCGCCGTCACCGGCGGCGACGGCTCGCGCTTCGGGTATTTCACCTACCAGACGGCCACGACGCCCGCTGAGACCTTCAAGCTCGACACCCTCGGCGACGTGATCCAGAGGCTGCCCGGAAAGAGCGTGCCGTTCGACGGCTCGAAGGTGAAGGTCGAGTTCCGCTCGTACCCGAGCGCCGACGGCGCCTCCGTTCCCATCTGGGTTTTCTCGCGCGCCGACGCGCCGGCGCCCCCCTCGTGGGCGTACCTCTATGTCTACGGAAACATCGGCGCGCTGAACGGCCCGCAGTTCAATCGCAAGTTCCAGCTGATGCTCGAGATGGGTGGAGCCGTGGCGCTCGCCGCCATTCGCGGTGGTGGCGAGTTCGGGCTCGACTGGCAGCTCCCGGGAACCTTCGACAAGTGGATCAGCTTCAACGACATCGTTGCGGCGAGCCGCTTCTTGAAGGCCGAGTATCCCTCGATCACCGACCGCGTCGTCCTGTCGGGCCGCTCCTACGGCGGCATGATGACCATGGGCGCATACGTGCACTTCCCCGACGAGTTCAAGGTGTTCACCCCCGTCGTGAGCGTATCGAGCGTGCCGGCCCAACTCGAGAAGGAGCGAGGTTGGGTCTACTTCGACGACATGGGCTTCCGTCGCGACGACCGGGGCTTCGTGATCCACGACAAGAAGCACTACGCCGCGCTGGAGGCGTGGAGCCCGCTCGAGAACATCGGCAAGCTCACGCCCGCGCGCACGAAGCCGATGATGGCCTTTGCTGCGCAATACGACGCGCGCGTCTCGTCGCAGCACACGGGGCGCTTCGTGAAGGCCATGCAAGGTCTCGCCGGTGCGACGGCGCCGGTCTATCTCCTCGAACACGAGAACGTCGGGCACAACGGGCGGGCCGAGGCCGTCGATGAGGCGCTGTTCGTGGCAAACCAACTCGGCCTCGCCGCGATCGCTCCCATCAAGCCGCCGCAGCCCTGA